One Campylobacter sp. MG1 genomic window carries:
- a CDS encoding YbdD/YjiX family protein has product MKKQLREFFYAMLGAPDYEKYLEHFKKMHPDKTPLTKKEFFIEQTSKRKTKC; this is encoded by the coding sequence ATGAAAAAGCAGCTTCGTGAGTTTTTTTACGCAATGCTTGGAGCACCTGATTATGAAAAATATTTAGAGCATTTTAAGAAAATGCACCCTGATAAAACTCCTTTAACTAAAAAGGAGTTTTTCATAGAACAAACAAGCAAGCGTAAAACAAAATGCTGA